A stretch of the Balneola vulgaris DSM 17893 genome encodes the following:
- the metH gene encoding methionine synthase, which yields MKPNPITLSGLEPLIITEDSNFVNVGERTNVTGSKRFLNLIKNRDYQQALDVAKDQVEGGAQILDVNMDEGMLDSAQEMTQYLNLIASEPDIARIPIMIDSSKWEVIEEGLKTLQGKGVVNSISLKDGEEEFLRRANLVKRYGAAVIAMAFDEKGQADTYERRIAICERSYKLLVDRIGFDPSDVILDPNIFPVATGMDEHKTNAIDYFKTAKWIRTHLPGAHVIGGVSNVSFSFRGNNKVREAMHSAFLYHAIEHGMDMGIVNPTQLEVYDDIPSDLLEAVEDVLLNRREDATERLLDIAEKYKHDSTEKEKKEEEWRTYEVEKRLSYSLVKGITEYIIEDTEEARQKYESPLEVIEGPLMDGMNVVGDLFGSGKMFLPQVVKSARVMKQSVAYLTPYLEEEKAKNKDVSNRPRVLLATVKGDVHDIGKNIVGVVLSCNNFDVIDLGVMVAADKILDEAIKNEVDVIGLSGLITPSLDEMVDVAKEMQKRGLDIPLIIGGATTSKIHTAVKIDPSYDASVIHILDASRAVTVCNNLVNAKLSKEVHTSTKQEYVQLREDHARRTNKKKYLSIEAARRNRTSIDWENFTPLQPKLLGTKVFDDVDLKTIREYIDWSPFFRTWMLTGKYPAILNDEVVGEQAEELFDDANQLLDEIIDQNSLSAKAIIGIYPAYAHQDDVTIVDPSTKKALKTFPFLRQQGQKRADQPNSCLADYVCPKSVNKEDYIGFFAVTAGLGIEELIATYKANHDDYKVILVKALADRLAEALAEYMHYRVRKEFWGYAPDDVLNNDRFINEEYQGIRPAPGYPACPDHTAKPMLFDLLDVTKHTGIALTDSCAMYPASSVSGFYFSHPQSRYFGVGKIQKDQVQDYANRTQKSVDEVEKWLSSNLGYTPEAS from the coding sequence ATGAAACCGAATCCAATTACACTAAGTGGTTTAGAACCCCTGATTATTACTGAAGACTCAAACTTTGTTAATGTAGGGGAGCGAACCAATGTTACGGGATCGAAACGATTTTTAAACCTCATCAAGAACAGAGATTATCAACAGGCTTTAGATGTAGCCAAAGATCAAGTGGAGGGAGGTGCCCAAATCCTTGATGTGAATATGGACGAAGGGATGTTAGATAGTGCTCAAGAGATGACGCAGTACTTGAACTTAATAGCTTCTGAACCCGACATCGCCCGTATTCCAATCATGATTGATTCCTCAAAATGGGAGGTGATTGAAGAGGGACTTAAGACCTTACAAGGAAAAGGCGTTGTGAACTCTATTTCACTCAAAGATGGAGAAGAGGAGTTTCTACGTCGAGCAAACCTCGTTAAGCGCTATGGGGCAGCAGTGATAGCCATGGCATTTGATGAGAAAGGTCAAGCGGATACCTATGAACGTAGGATTGCTATTTGTGAACGATCGTATAAGCTGCTTGTAGATCGAATAGGTTTTGATCCTTCCGATGTGATTCTAGACCCTAACATTTTCCCAGTAGCAACAGGCATGGACGAACACAAAACCAATGCCATTGACTACTTCAAAACTGCAAAATGGATTCGAACACATCTGCCTGGGGCACATGTAATTGGAGGCGTGAGCAATGTATCCTTTTCATTCCGAGGGAATAACAAAGTTCGAGAGGCCATGCACTCGGCATTCTTATACCATGCTATAGAGCACGGTATGGATATGGGAATCGTAAACCCGACCCAATTGGAAGTATATGATGATATTCCGTCAGATTTACTAGAGGCCGTTGAAGATGTACTGCTGAACAGAAGGGAGGATGCCACCGAACGGTTATTAGATATAGCTGAAAAGTATAAGCACGATTCTACCGAAAAAGAGAAAAAGGAAGAAGAATGGCGCACGTATGAAGTCGAAAAAAGACTTTCATACTCCTTAGTGAAAGGGATTACTGAATACATTATCGAGGATACCGAAGAAGCTCGCCAAAAATACGAGTCCCCTCTGGAAGTAATTGAAGGTCCACTTATGGACGGCATGAATGTAGTGGGCGACTTATTCGGTTCGGGTAAAATGTTTCTACCTCAAGTGGTGAAAAGTGCACGTGTGATGAAACAATCGGTGGCTTATCTAACCCCTTATTTAGAGGAAGAAAAAGCGAAGAACAAAGATGTAAGTAATCGTCCTCGTGTTCTACTCGCTACTGTAAAAGGGGATGTTCACGACATTGGGAAAAACATAGTTGGAGTGGTGCTATCTTGTAATAACTTCGATGTTATCGACTTGGGTGTTATGGTAGCCGCCGACAAAATCTTGGATGAAGCCATCAAAAATGAAGTGGATGTAATAGGTTTAAGCGGTCTTATTACACCTTCGCTTGATGAAATGGTGGATGTGGCGAAAGAGATGCAAAAACGAGGATTGGATATCCCTCTTATCATTGGAGGAGCTACCACTTCAAAGATTCATACCGCAGTAAAAATAGATCCAAGCTATGATGCCTCGGTGATTCATATTTTAGATGCCTCTCGGGCGGTTACGGTGTGCAATAACTTAGTGAATGCCAAGCTTTCCAAAGAAGTACATACCTCCACCAAACAGGAGTATGTTCAACTTCGTGAGGACCATGCTCGACGTACGAATAAGAAAAAATACTTAAGTATTGAAGCAGCTCGACGTAATAGAACTAGTATCGATTGGGAAAACTTCACACCACTTCAGCCAAAGCTATTAGGTACTAAAGTATTTGATGATGTTGATTTAAAGACAATACGAGAGTATATCGACTGGAGCCCCTTTTTTAGAACATGGATGCTAACCGGTAAATATCCTGCTATACTCAATGATGAGGTTGTAGGGGAACAAGCCGAAGAATTATTCGATGACGCCAATCAGTTGCTGGATGAAATCATAGATCAGAACAGCCTAAGTGCTAAAGCCATTATTGGTATTTACCCAGCTTATGCGCACCAAGATGATGTAACTATTGTAGACCCATCCACTAAGAAAGCACTTAAAACCTTTCCGTTCTTACGTCAACAAGGCCAAAAAAGAGCCGATCAACCTAATTCATGCTTAGCGGATTATGTCTGTCCCAAATCAGTAAACAAAGAAGACTATATCGGCTTCTTTGCGGTTACGGCTGGTTTAGGAATTGAAGAGCTGATTGCTACATATAAAGCGAATCACGATGACTATAAGGTGATTTTAGTAAAGGCCCTTGCCGATCGATTAGCGGAAGCCCTCGCCGAGTATATGCACTATCGGGTTAGAAAAGAGTTTTGGGGCTATGCACCTGATGACGTGCTCAATAATGACCGATTTATAAATGAAGAGTACCAAGGAATACGCCCAGCGCCTGGGTATCCTGCCTGTCCCGACCACACCGCTAAGCCTATGCTCTTTGACTTACTGGATGTCACCAAACATACAGGTATAGCTCTCACGGATAGTTGCGCGATGTATCCAGCTTCGTCTGTTAGTGGATTTTATTTCTCACATCCTCAATCTAGATACTTTGGAGTGGGTAAAATTCAAAAAGATCAAGTACAGGATTATGCTAATCGAACCCAAAAATCTGTTGATGAAGTTGAAAAATGGCTTTCATCAAACCTCGGATATACCCCTGAAGCATCATAA